A region from the Anoplolepis gracilipes chromosome 2, ASM4749672v1, whole genome shotgun sequence genome encodes:
- the L(2)gl gene encoding lethal(2) giant larvae protein homolog 1 isoform X5 gives MLKFIRGKGQQPTVERQKLQKDLFAFRKTVQHGFPNKPTALAWDPSLRVMIIGTASGAIKVFGRPGVEFYGQHSVESGENAVTKIIPLPKEGRLVSLCDDNSLHLWEINECSIVETKSLSLEGKLKKISAICLESSGKHLLLGTEGGNIYLLNFETFVMPDNIIYQDVVMQNVPEDYKKNPGAVEAIAEQPGHPDNILIGYNRGLMVLWNKATPGAQQLMGLFSRAQTFVSTQQLESVHWISENRFVSSHNDGSYAFWSPGSDAVPEPTTLYGPFPCKAITKIFVYPTAEHGDLFLFSGGMQRSSYGDRHTITVMTKDKHLVFDFTSKIIDFFIVFPEEEEKNENPVDPEALIVLAEEEVVAIDLTNPEWKMMSLPYLVSLHASAVTCSQHVPNVPEELWEAIVAAGKAQTEHLYSDKTWPINGGNFLCPVNLNKPKSRELLLTGHEDGTVRFWNASDVSLTPLYKYNSSILFTGEYLGVLEQPPEDDEDDWPPFKKVGIFDPYSDDPRLAVKKVLLCPLSSTLVVAGTAGYVIVATIFSEPVNKEIKGVTMNIVNDRDGFVWKGHDQLPPKTASISFAVGFQPQSLVQLYPPAAVTALALHSEWGLLAAGTAHGLAVFDYIRMKAVSVKCTLNPNDLSGSGDTPISRRKSFKKSLRESFRRLRKGRSQRRTNANSPTRNIVSEKKKESTSAASSPSGDLSPAVELKPVERQVEARPVDDAQGSMVRCLYFARSYIISLQNTTPTLWAGTNNGTVYVFTLAIPAGARRTEEDVNCTLGKEIQLKHRAPVIAITILDGSSVPLPESFETEKNMVPAPDMTSPHRVVIASEEQFKIFNLPSLKPYCKYKLTAHEGSRVRKTGFAKFSCPVEPEGIHEETCLLCLTNLGDCLVLSIPELKRQLNAAAIKREDINGISSLIFTKAGEALYLHSSSEFQRISLSAGKVTKAHCVLNLPPRARSLTEKTENINEVAQEQGVVEGAPETEGETQESQPPTVANRVITENGIVGATEEEESPKEPSLRPATSSIDVNGEDDRQDLSSIGDITIDSVKDHLLNSSLFRNATSSEELHNRLAGLKMEVTSRTSEVSTQNQSLVVKTTTVVTQTTNSTTANGEIETSQANETQHVNSTMVEREIRSGIETTTTHATITLPPNVEISAADLANLEVTTTTVTTTTERSKAPLARPEEVGS, from the exons ACAGTACAGCATGGTTTTCCGAACAAACCAACCGCTCTTGCCTGGGATCCGAGTCTGCGGGTGATGATCATCGGCACGGCATCCGGCGCCATCAAAGT TTTTGGAAGACCAGGCGTAGAATTTTACGGACAACATTCGGTTGAAAGCGGTGAGAATGCCGTCACGAAGATCATCCCACTACCGAAAGAG GGTCGCCTCGTGTCCTTGTGCGATGACAATTCACTACATTTATGGGAAATCAATGAATGTTCCATAGTAGAAACGAAATCATTGTCATTAGAGggtaaattgaagaaaatctccGCGATATGCCTCGAATCTAGTGGGAAACATCTGTTATTGGGAACAGAGGGTGGCAACATCTACTTGCTAAACTTTGAGACTTTCGTCATGCCCGACAATATTATCTATCAAGATGTTGTGATGCAAAA CGTTCCGGAAGACTATAAGAAAAACCCAGGCGCAGTTGAAGCCATAGCCGAGCAACCAGGACATCCGGACAATATCTTAATTGGTTACAATCGAGGTTTGATGGTGTTGTGGAACAAAGCTACTCCAGGAGCCCAACAG CTGATGGGTTTGTTTTCGCGTGCGCAGACATTCGTCTCCACGCAACAGTTGGAGTCGGTCCACTGGATCTCCGAGAATCGCTTTGTCTCGTCGCACAACGATGGTTCGTACGCGTTTTGGAGTCCGGGCAGTGACGCCGTACCAGAGCCCACTACACTTTACGGCCCGTTCCCGTGCAAGGCTATCACTAAGATCTTCGTATATCCTACTGCTGA ACACGGTGATCTCTTCCTATTTTCCGGTGGTATGCAACGTTCCAGTTACGGAGATCGACACACGATCACTGTCATGACAAAGGATAAACACTTAGTTTTCGATTTCACGTCTAAAATCATCGacttttttatcgtttttcccgaggaagaagaaaaaaatgaaaatcctGTTGATCCGGAAGCGCTCATAGTGTTAGCCGAAGAAGAAGTGGTAGCTATCGATTTGACCAATCCTGAATGGAAGATGATGTCTCTGCCTTATTTAGTATCTCTTCATGCGAGTGCG GTCACCTGTTCTCAACATGTACCCAATGTACCCGAGGAACTTTGGGAGGCAATCGTAGCTGCAGGTAAAGCTCAAACAGAGCATCTTTACTCAGACAAGACGTGGCCCATCAACGGCGGAAATTTCCTCTGTCCGGTAAATCTTAATAAGCCTAAAAGCAGAGAACTATTGCTTACCGGACACGAGGATGGCACTGTGAGATTTTGGAACGCGTCTGACGTTTCTCTAACACCACTGTACAAATACAACTCATCGATTCTATTCACCGGCGAGTACTTGGGCGTTCTCGAGCAGCCGCCGGAAGACGACGAAGACGATTGGCCACCGTTCAAGAAAGTAGGAATTTTCGATCCGTACTCTGACGATCCACGACTCGCCGTGAAAAAGGTTCTTCTTTGTCCATTATCTTCGACATTGGTGGTTGCTGGCACGGCTGGCTACGTTATTGTCGCTACCATCTTCTCGGAACCGGtcaacaaagaaataaaagggGTTACAATGAACATCGTCAACGATCGCGACGGATTTGTGTGGAAAGGTCACGATCAGCTGCCGCCGAAAACGGCGAGTATATCATTCGCGGTCGGATTTCAACCACAGAGTTTGGTCCAGTTGTATCCACCAGCTGCCGTCACAGCATTGGCGTTGCATAGCGAATGGGGTTTGCTTGCCGCTGGTACGGCGCACGGACTGGCAGTCTTCGATTATATTAGAATGAAAGCCGTTAGTGTCAAATGTACGCTTAATCCAAACg atcTCTCCGGTTCAGGTGACACTCCTATCTCTCGGcgaaaatcatttaaaaaatctcttaGGGAATCTTTCAGAAGATTGCGAAAAGGACGTTCGCAACGTCGGACGAACGCTAATAGTCCTACACGAAATATTGTatcggaaaagaaaaaagaaag tacCAGTGCTGCTTCTTCACCGAGCGGGGATTTATCACCGGCTGTAGAATTAAAACCAGTAGAGAGGCAAGTGGAAGCGAGACCTGTTGATGACGCTCAAGGCTCTATGGTTCGATGCCTGTATTTTGCCAGAAGTTATATTATTAGCT TACAAAATACAACACCTACACTTTGGGCGGGCACCAATAACGGCACAGTTTACGTCTTCACATTGGCTATACCAGCTGGTGCAAGAAGAACGGAAGAGGATGTCAACTGTACACTTGGTAAAGAGATACAATTAAAGCATCGTGCACCCGTAATTGCGATCACGATCCTTGACGGATCTAGCGTGCCATTACCAGAATCCTTCGAAACCGAGAAGAACATGGTGCCTGCACCCGATATGACTTCCCCACACAGAGTTGTAATTGCCAGCGAAGAACAATTCAAGATCTTCAATCTTCCGTCCTTGAAACCATATTGCAAATACAAGTTGACCGCTCACGAAGGATCTAGAGTGCGAAAAACAGGTTTCGCCAAGTTCTCGTGTCCTGTCGAGCCAGAAGGAATTCACGAAGAAACTTGCTTGCTCTGTTTGACGAATCTTGGCGATTGTCTGGTGCTGAGTATACCGGAACTGAAGAGACAATTAAACGCTGCTGCGATCAAGAGAGAGGATATTAA CGGTATTTCTTCCTTAATATTTACGAAAGCCGGAGAAGCGTTGTATCTTCACTCGAGTTCGGAGTTTCAACGAATTTCTCTATCAGCCGGGAAAGTAACGAAAGCGCATTGCGTTCTCAATTTACCACCGCGCGCTAGATCATTGACAGAAAAGACAGAAAACATTAACGAAGTCGCGCAGGAACAAGGTGTCGTCGAGGGCGCGCCTGAAACTGAAGGAGAAACGCAAGAGAGTCAACCACCAACGGTAGCGAATCGAGTTATTACGGAAAATGGCATAGTGGGTGCTA CTGAGGAAGAAGAATCTCCTAAGGAACCATCACTGCGACCGGCTACGAGTAGTATAGACGTAAATGGAGAAGACGATCGTCAGGATTTAAGTTCTATTGGAGACATTACTATCGACAGTGTTAAAGATCATTTACT TAACAGTTCACTTTTCAGAAACGCAACGTCTTCCGAAGAGCTCCACAATCGTTTGGCAGGGCTTAAGATGGAGGTCACTTCACGAACTTCTGAGGTATCTACGCAGAATCAATCATTAGTGGTGAAAACTACCACTGTCGTTACTCAAACTACAAATAGTACGACTGCTAATGGCGAAATTGAGACGAGTCAAGCCAATGAAACGCAACACGTTAACA GCACTATGGTAGAACGAGAGATACGCAGCGGTATCGAGACAACAACAACACACGCTACCATTACTCTACCCCCGAATGTCGAG aTTAGTGCCGCGGATCTGGCCAACTTGGAAGTCACTACGACTACAGTGACTACTACTACAGAAAGGTCCAAGGCACCGTTAGCTAGGCCAGAAGAAGTTGGTTCGTAG
- the L(2)gl gene encoding lethal(2) giant larvae protein homolog 1 isoform X8: MLKFIRGKGQQPTVERQKLQKDLFAFRKTVQHGFPNKPTALAWDPSLRVMIIGTASGAIKVFGRPGVEFYGQHSVESGENAVTKIIPLPKEGRLVSLCDDNSLHLWEINECSIVETKSLSLEGKLKKISAICLESSGKHLLLGTEGGNIYLLNFETFVMPDNIIYQDVVMQNVPEDYKKNPGAVEAIAEQPGHPDNILIGYNRGLMVLWNKATPGAQQLMGLFSRAQTFVSTQQLESVHWISENRFVSSHNDGSYAFWSPGSDAVPEPTTLYGPFPCKAITKIFVYPTAEHGDLFLFSGGMQRSSYGDRHTITVMTKDKHLVFDFTSKIIDFFIVFPEEEEKNENPVDPEALIVLAEEEVVAIDLTNPEWKMMSLPYLVSLHASAVTCSQHVPNVPEELWEAIVAAGKAQTEHLYSDKTWPINGGNFLCPVNLNKPKSRELLLTGHEDGTVRFWNASDVSLTPLYKYNSSILFTGEYLGVLEQPPEDDEDDWPPFKKVGIFDPYSDDPRLAVKKVLLCPLSSTLVVAGTAGYVIVATIFSEPVNKEIKGVTMNIVNDRDGFVWKGHDQLPPKTASISFAVGFQPQSLVQLYPPAAVTALALHSEWGLLAAGTAHGLAVFDYIRMKAVSVKCTLNPNDLSGSGDTPISRRKSFKKSLRESFRRLRKGRSQRRTNANSPTRNIVSEKKKESTSAASSPSGDLSPAVELKPVERQVEARPVDDAQGSMVRCLYFARSYIISLQNTTPTLWAGTNNGTVYVFTLAIPAGARRTEEDVNCTLGKEIQLKHRAPVIAITILDGSSVPLPESFETEKNMVPAPDMTSPHRVVIASEEQFKIFNLPSLKPYCKYKLTAHEGSRVRKTGFAKFSCPVEPEGIHEETCLLCLTNLGDCLVLSIPELKRQLNAAAIKREDINGISSLIFTKAGEALYLHSSSEFQRISLSAGKVTKAHCVLNLPPRARSLTEKTENINEVAQEQGVVEGAPETEGETQESQPPTVANRVITENGIVGAN; encoded by the exons ACAGTACAGCATGGTTTTCCGAACAAACCAACCGCTCTTGCCTGGGATCCGAGTCTGCGGGTGATGATCATCGGCACGGCATCCGGCGCCATCAAAGT TTTTGGAAGACCAGGCGTAGAATTTTACGGACAACATTCGGTTGAAAGCGGTGAGAATGCCGTCACGAAGATCATCCCACTACCGAAAGAG GGTCGCCTCGTGTCCTTGTGCGATGACAATTCACTACATTTATGGGAAATCAATGAATGTTCCATAGTAGAAACGAAATCATTGTCATTAGAGggtaaattgaagaaaatctccGCGATATGCCTCGAATCTAGTGGGAAACATCTGTTATTGGGAACAGAGGGTGGCAACATCTACTTGCTAAACTTTGAGACTTTCGTCATGCCCGACAATATTATCTATCAAGATGTTGTGATGCAAAA CGTTCCGGAAGACTATAAGAAAAACCCAGGCGCAGTTGAAGCCATAGCCGAGCAACCAGGACATCCGGACAATATCTTAATTGGTTACAATCGAGGTTTGATGGTGTTGTGGAACAAAGCTACTCCAGGAGCCCAACAG CTGATGGGTTTGTTTTCGCGTGCGCAGACATTCGTCTCCACGCAACAGTTGGAGTCGGTCCACTGGATCTCCGAGAATCGCTTTGTCTCGTCGCACAACGATGGTTCGTACGCGTTTTGGAGTCCGGGCAGTGACGCCGTACCAGAGCCCACTACACTTTACGGCCCGTTCCCGTGCAAGGCTATCACTAAGATCTTCGTATATCCTACTGCTGA ACACGGTGATCTCTTCCTATTTTCCGGTGGTATGCAACGTTCCAGTTACGGAGATCGACACACGATCACTGTCATGACAAAGGATAAACACTTAGTTTTCGATTTCACGTCTAAAATCATCGacttttttatcgtttttcccgaggaagaagaaaaaaatgaaaatcctGTTGATCCGGAAGCGCTCATAGTGTTAGCCGAAGAAGAAGTGGTAGCTATCGATTTGACCAATCCTGAATGGAAGATGATGTCTCTGCCTTATTTAGTATCTCTTCATGCGAGTGCG GTCACCTGTTCTCAACATGTACCCAATGTACCCGAGGAACTTTGGGAGGCAATCGTAGCTGCAGGTAAAGCTCAAACAGAGCATCTTTACTCAGACAAGACGTGGCCCATCAACGGCGGAAATTTCCTCTGTCCGGTAAATCTTAATAAGCCTAAAAGCAGAGAACTATTGCTTACCGGACACGAGGATGGCACTGTGAGATTTTGGAACGCGTCTGACGTTTCTCTAACACCACTGTACAAATACAACTCATCGATTCTATTCACCGGCGAGTACTTGGGCGTTCTCGAGCAGCCGCCGGAAGACGACGAAGACGATTGGCCACCGTTCAAGAAAGTAGGAATTTTCGATCCGTACTCTGACGATCCACGACTCGCCGTGAAAAAGGTTCTTCTTTGTCCATTATCTTCGACATTGGTGGTTGCTGGCACGGCTGGCTACGTTATTGTCGCTACCATCTTCTCGGAACCGGtcaacaaagaaataaaagggGTTACAATGAACATCGTCAACGATCGCGACGGATTTGTGTGGAAAGGTCACGATCAGCTGCCGCCGAAAACGGCGAGTATATCATTCGCGGTCGGATTTCAACCACAGAGTTTGGTCCAGTTGTATCCACCAGCTGCCGTCACAGCATTGGCGTTGCATAGCGAATGGGGTTTGCTTGCCGCTGGTACGGCGCACGGACTGGCAGTCTTCGATTATATTAGAATGAAAGCCGTTAGTGTCAAATGTACGCTTAATCCAAACg atcTCTCCGGTTCAGGTGACACTCCTATCTCTCGGcgaaaatcatttaaaaaatctcttaGGGAATCTTTCAGAAGATTGCGAAAAGGACGTTCGCAACGTCGGACGAACGCTAATAGTCCTACACGAAATATTGTatcggaaaagaaaaaagaaag tacCAGTGCTGCTTCTTCACCGAGCGGGGATTTATCACCGGCTGTAGAATTAAAACCAGTAGAGAGGCAAGTGGAAGCGAGACCTGTTGATGACGCTCAAGGCTCTATGGTTCGATGCCTGTATTTTGCCAGAAGTTATATTATTAGCT TACAAAATACAACACCTACACTTTGGGCGGGCACCAATAACGGCACAGTTTACGTCTTCACATTGGCTATACCAGCTGGTGCAAGAAGAACGGAAGAGGATGTCAACTGTACACTTGGTAAAGAGATACAATTAAAGCATCGTGCACCCGTAATTGCGATCACGATCCTTGACGGATCTAGCGTGCCATTACCAGAATCCTTCGAAACCGAGAAGAACATGGTGCCTGCACCCGATATGACTTCCCCACACAGAGTTGTAATTGCCAGCGAAGAACAATTCAAGATCTTCAATCTTCCGTCCTTGAAACCATATTGCAAATACAAGTTGACCGCTCACGAAGGATCTAGAGTGCGAAAAACAGGTTTCGCCAAGTTCTCGTGTCCTGTCGAGCCAGAAGGAATTCACGAAGAAACTTGCTTGCTCTGTTTGACGAATCTTGGCGATTGTCTGGTGCTGAGTATACCGGAACTGAAGAGACAATTAAACGCTGCTGCGATCAAGAGAGAGGATATTAA CGGTATTTCTTCCTTAATATTTACGAAAGCCGGAGAAGCGTTGTATCTTCACTCGAGTTCGGAGTTTCAACGAATTTCTCTATCAGCCGGGAAAGTAACGAAAGCGCATTGCGTTCTCAATTTACCACCGCGCGCTAGATCATTGACAGAAAAGACAGAAAACATTAACGAAGTCGCGCAGGAACAAGGTGTCGTCGAGGGCGCGCCTGAAACTGAAGGAGAAACGCAAGAGAGTCAACCACCAACGGTAGCGAATCGAGTTATTACGGAAAATGGCATAGTGGGTGCTA aTTAG
- the L(2)gl gene encoding lethal(2) giant larvae protein homolog 1 isoform X9, whose protein sequence is MLKFIRGKGQQPTVERQKLQKDLFAFRKTVQHGFPNKPTALAWDPSLRVMIIGTASGAIKVFGRPGVEFYGQHSVESGENAVTKIIPLPKEGRLVSLCDDNSLHLWEINECSIVETKSLSLEGKLKKISAICLESSGKHLLLGTEGGNIYLLNFETFVMPDNIIYQDVVMQNVPEDYKKNPGAVEAIAEQPGHPDNILIGYNRGLMVLWNKATPGAQQTFVSTQQLESVHWISENRFVSSHNDGSYAFWSPGSDAVPEPTTLYGPFPCKAITKIFVYPTAEHGDLFLFSGGMQRSSYGDRHTITVMTKDKHLVFDFTSKIIDFFIVFPEEEEKNENPVDPEALIVLAEEEVVAIDLTNPEWKMMSLPYLVSLHASAVTCSQHVPNVPEELWEAIVAAGKAQTEHLYSDKTWPINGGNFLCPVNLNKPKSRELLLTGHEDGTVRFWNASDVSLTPLYKYNSSILFTGEYLGVLEQPPEDDEDDWPPFKKVGIFDPYSDDPRLAVKKVLLCPLSSTLVVAGTAGYVIVATIFSEPVNKEIKGVTMNIVNDRDGFVWKGHDQLPPKTASISFAVGFQPQSLVQLYPPAAVTALALHSEWGLLAAGTAHGLAVFDYIRMKAVSVKCTLNPNDLSGSGDTPISRRKSFKKSLRESFRRLRKGRSQRRTNANSPTRNIVSEKKKESTSAASSPSGDLSPAVELKPVERQVEARPVDDAQGSMVRCLYFARSYIISLQNTTPTLWAGTNNGTVYVFTLAIPAGARRTEEDVNCTLGKEIQLKHRAPVIAITILDGSSVPLPESFETEKNMVPAPDMTSPHRVVIASEEQFKIFNLPSLKPYCKYKLTAHEGSRVRKTGFAKFSCPVEPEGIHEETCLLCLTNLGDCLVLSIPELKRQLNAAAIKREDINGISSLIFTKAGEALYLHSSSEFQRISLSAGKVTKAHCVLNLPPRARSLTEKTENINEVAQEQGVVEGAPETEGETQESQPPTVANRVITENGIVGAMPFSVDVNACLLAEEEESPKEPSLRPATSSIDVNGEDDRQDLSSIGDITIDSVKDHLLNATSSEELHNRLAGLKMEVTSRTSEVSTQNQSLVVKTTTVVTQTTNSTTANGEIETSQANETQHVNSTMVEREIRSGIETTTTHATITLPPNVEISAADLANLEVTTTTVTTTTERSKAPLARPEEVGS, encoded by the exons ACAGTACAGCATGGTTTTCCGAACAAACCAACCGCTCTTGCCTGGGATCCGAGTCTGCGGGTGATGATCATCGGCACGGCATCCGGCGCCATCAAAGT TTTTGGAAGACCAGGCGTAGAATTTTACGGACAACATTCGGTTGAAAGCGGTGAGAATGCCGTCACGAAGATCATCCCACTACCGAAAGAG GGTCGCCTCGTGTCCTTGTGCGATGACAATTCACTACATTTATGGGAAATCAATGAATGTTCCATAGTAGAAACGAAATCATTGTCATTAGAGggtaaattgaagaaaatctccGCGATATGCCTCGAATCTAGTGGGAAACATCTGTTATTGGGAACAGAGGGTGGCAACATCTACTTGCTAAACTTTGAGACTTTCGTCATGCCCGACAATATTATCTATCAAGATGTTGTGATGCAAAA CGTTCCGGAAGACTATAAGAAAAACCCAGGCGCAGTTGAAGCCATAGCCGAGCAACCAGGACATCCGGACAATATCTTAATTGGTTACAATCGAGGTTTGATGGTGTTGTGGAACAAAGCTACTCCAGGAGCCCAACAG ACATTCGTCTCCACGCAACAGTTGGAGTCGGTCCACTGGATCTCCGAGAATCGCTTTGTCTCGTCGCACAACGATGGTTCGTACGCGTTTTGGAGTCCGGGCAGTGACGCCGTACCAGAGCCCACTACACTTTACGGCCCGTTCCCGTGCAAGGCTATCACTAAGATCTTCGTATATCCTACTGCTGA ACACGGTGATCTCTTCCTATTTTCCGGTGGTATGCAACGTTCCAGTTACGGAGATCGACACACGATCACTGTCATGACAAAGGATAAACACTTAGTTTTCGATTTCACGTCTAAAATCATCGacttttttatcgtttttcccgaggaagaagaaaaaaatgaaaatcctGTTGATCCGGAAGCGCTCATAGTGTTAGCCGAAGAAGAAGTGGTAGCTATCGATTTGACCAATCCTGAATGGAAGATGATGTCTCTGCCTTATTTAGTATCTCTTCATGCGAGTGCG GTCACCTGTTCTCAACATGTACCCAATGTACCCGAGGAACTTTGGGAGGCAATCGTAGCTGCAGGTAAAGCTCAAACAGAGCATCTTTACTCAGACAAGACGTGGCCCATCAACGGCGGAAATTTCCTCTGTCCGGTAAATCTTAATAAGCCTAAAAGCAGAGAACTATTGCTTACCGGACACGAGGATGGCACTGTGAGATTTTGGAACGCGTCTGACGTTTCTCTAACACCACTGTACAAATACAACTCATCGATTCTATTCACCGGCGAGTACTTGGGCGTTCTCGAGCAGCCGCCGGAAGACGACGAAGACGATTGGCCACCGTTCAAGAAAGTAGGAATTTTCGATCCGTACTCTGACGATCCACGACTCGCCGTGAAAAAGGTTCTTCTTTGTCCATTATCTTCGACATTGGTGGTTGCTGGCACGGCTGGCTACGTTATTGTCGCTACCATCTTCTCGGAACCGGtcaacaaagaaataaaagggGTTACAATGAACATCGTCAACGATCGCGACGGATTTGTGTGGAAAGGTCACGATCAGCTGCCGCCGAAAACGGCGAGTATATCATTCGCGGTCGGATTTCAACCACAGAGTTTGGTCCAGTTGTATCCACCAGCTGCCGTCACAGCATTGGCGTTGCATAGCGAATGGGGTTTGCTTGCCGCTGGTACGGCGCACGGACTGGCAGTCTTCGATTATATTAGAATGAAAGCCGTTAGTGTCAAATGTACGCTTAATCCAAACg atcTCTCCGGTTCAGGTGACACTCCTATCTCTCGGcgaaaatcatttaaaaaatctcttaGGGAATCTTTCAGAAGATTGCGAAAAGGACGTTCGCAACGTCGGACGAACGCTAATAGTCCTACACGAAATATTGTatcggaaaagaaaaaagaaag tacCAGTGCTGCTTCTTCACCGAGCGGGGATTTATCACCGGCTGTAGAATTAAAACCAGTAGAGAGGCAAGTGGAAGCGAGACCTGTTGATGACGCTCAAGGCTCTATGGTTCGATGCCTGTATTTTGCCAGAAGTTATATTATTAGCT TACAAAATACAACACCTACACTTTGGGCGGGCACCAATAACGGCACAGTTTACGTCTTCACATTGGCTATACCAGCTGGTGCAAGAAGAACGGAAGAGGATGTCAACTGTACACTTGGTAAAGAGATACAATTAAAGCATCGTGCACCCGTAATTGCGATCACGATCCTTGACGGATCTAGCGTGCCATTACCAGAATCCTTCGAAACCGAGAAGAACATGGTGCCTGCACCCGATATGACTTCCCCACACAGAGTTGTAATTGCCAGCGAAGAACAATTCAAGATCTTCAATCTTCCGTCCTTGAAACCATATTGCAAATACAAGTTGACCGCTCACGAAGGATCTAGAGTGCGAAAAACAGGTTTCGCCAAGTTCTCGTGTCCTGTCGAGCCAGAAGGAATTCACGAAGAAACTTGCTTGCTCTGTTTGACGAATCTTGGCGATTGTCTGGTGCTGAGTATACCGGAACTGAAGAGACAATTAAACGCTGCTGCGATCAAGAGAGAGGATATTAA CGGTATTTCTTCCTTAATATTTACGAAAGCCGGAGAAGCGTTGTATCTTCACTCGAGTTCGGAGTTTCAACGAATTTCTCTATCAGCCGGGAAAGTAACGAAAGCGCATTGCGTTCTCAATTTACCACCGCGCGCTAGATCATTGACAGAAAAGACAGAAAACATTAACGAAGTCGCGCAGGAACAAGGTGTCGTCGAGGGCGCGCCTGAAACTGAAGGAGAAACGCAAGAGAGTCAACCACCAACGGTAGCGAATCGAGTTATTACGGAAAATGGCATAGTGGGTGCTA TGCCATTTAGTGTCGATGTGAACGCATGTCTTTTAGCTGAGGAAGAAGAATCTCCTAAGGAACCATCACTGCGACCGGCTACGAGTAGTATAGACGTAAATGGAGAAGACGATCGTCAGGATTTAAGTTCTATTGGAGACATTACTATCGACAGTGTTAAAGATCATTTACT AAACGCAACGTCTTCCGAAGAGCTCCACAATCGTTTGGCAGGGCTTAAGATGGAGGTCACTTCACGAACTTCTGAGGTATCTACGCAGAATCAATCATTAGTGGTGAAAACTACCACTGTCGTTACTCAAACTACAAATAGTACGACTGCTAATGGCGAAATTGAGACGAGTCAAGCCAATGAAACGCAACACGTTAACA GCACTATGGTAGAACGAGAGATACGCAGCGGTATCGAGACAACAACAACACACGCTACCATTACTCTACCCCCGAATGTCGAG aTTAGTGCCGCGGATCTGGCCAACTTGGAAGTCACTACGACTACAGTGACTACTACTACAGAAAGGTCCAAGGCACCGTTAGCTAGGCCAGAAGAAGTTGGTTCGTAG